One window from the genome of Oceanisphaera sp. IT1-181 encodes:
- a CDS encoding peptidoglycan DD-metalloendopeptidase family protein, with protein MQESSTQPAAISAATVAPQAHFSWSTFWSQSRGLLLVILVSLAAALFFYSQWQSAQRQQLVLSAQLEQQKRLQQRELGRIGQRLGQLQAELAQVSQMGNRLVSDYDLVDELPVARVDNNLLQRPFNGFADLNQTLAQVMAQTQEYGITLVALESMLLNLHINEITQIQGHPVPGVSQLSSGFGQRRDPFSGRARWHRGLDFRGKQGEPIAATAAGVVSLSEHHRDFGNMVEISHGQGWITRYAHLDTQLVEVGEHVEQGQLIARMGRTGRATGVHLHYEVLKGNKQLNPARFIPN; from the coding sequence ATGCAAGAATCTTCTACGCAACCTGCTGCTATATCAGCCGCCACTGTTGCTCCGCAAGCCCATTTTTCTTGGTCCACATTCTGGTCCCAGTCTCGCGGCTTACTGTTAGTGATCTTGGTATCCTTGGCGGCGGCGTTATTTTTTTATAGCCAATGGCAAAGCGCTCAGCGTCAGCAATTAGTATTGAGTGCACAGCTTGAGCAACAAAAACGCCTGCAGCAGCGTGAATTAGGCCGTATCGGTCAACGTTTAGGGCAATTACAAGCGGAATTAGCACAAGTGAGCCAGATGGGTAATCGGCTGGTGAGTGATTATGACTTAGTGGACGAGCTGCCGGTTGCCCGCGTAGACAACAACTTATTACAGCGCCCCTTTAACGGCTTTGCCGACCTCAATCAGACCTTGGCGCAGGTGATGGCACAAACTCAAGAGTACGGCATCACGCTGGTAGCACTTGAATCTATGCTGTTGAACCTCCATATCAATGAAATCACGCAAATTCAGGGCCATCCCGTTCCCGGGGTTAGTCAACTGAGCTCAGGTTTTGGCCAGCGTCGCGATCCCTTTAGCGGTCGTGCCCGTTGGCACCGAGGTTTAGACTTTAGAGGCAAGCAGGGTGAGCCTATTGCCGCGACGGCTGCGGGTGTGGTTAGCTTGTCTGAACACCACAGAGATTTTGGCAACATGGTGGAGATAAGCCATGGCCAAGGGTGGATTACCCGATATGCGCATCTGGACACGCAATTAGTCGAAGTGGGCGAGCATGTAGAACAAGGGCAACTCATTGCCCGCATGGGACGTACCGGACGTGCAACCGGCGTGCATTTGCATTATGAAGTATTAAAAGGCAATAAACAGCTGAATCCAGCGCGGTTTATACCTAATTAG
- a CDS encoding valine--tRNA ligase, whose protein sequence is MEKTFNPTAIEQAMYQQWENKGYFKPHGDTSKPAYSIMIPPPNVTGSLHMGHAFQDTIMDTLIRYQRMQGKNTLWQVGTDHAGIATQMVVERKIAAEEDKTRHDYGREAFIDKIWDWKKESGGTITQQLRRLGTSVDWERERFTMDDGLSNAVKEVFVQLYQDDLIYRGKRLVNWDPKLNTAISDLEVENREVKGHMWHFRYPLADGATTTDGKNYLVVATTRPETMLGDTAVAVNPKDPRYQSLIGKFIDLPLVGRRIPIVSDDHADMEKGTGCVKITPAHDFNDAEVGKRHQLPLINILTLDAHIRDLAEVFTSKGEVSDVYSDALPAEFHGLERYAARKAIVSALDELGLLDSVKAHDLTVPYGDRGGVPIEPMLTDQWYVRAAPLAEVATKAVEDGEIEFVPKQYENMYFSWMRDVQDWCISRQLWWGHRIPAWYDTDGTVYVGRDEAEVRATYKLGAEVALNQDEDVLDTWFSSALWTFSTQGWPEKTPDLATFHPSSVLVTGFDIIFFWVARMIMMTMHFIKDENGKPQVPFKTVYVTGLIRDENGDKMSKSKGNVLDPLDMIDGIDLESLVTKRTGNMMQPKLAAKIEKDTRTTFADGIEAHGTDALRFTLAAMASTGRDINWDMRRLDGYRSFCNKLWNASRYVLMSTEDQDCGFNSGATAGELSYSLADRWIQAQLQVTITEVREALDSYRFDRAANALYEFIWHQFCDWYLELTKPVLWHGSEAEQRATRKTLIEVLETLLRLAHPIMPYITEEIWQRVAPLANRAGDSIMLAAYPEADASLEDPDAMADLEWVKRFIVSIRNLRAEMNLAPSKALSVLLRPAGDDGRRATDNEAFLKAMAKLDAITHLSPGEEAPTSTKQLIGETELLLPMAGLIDKDAELARLGKELDKVKGEIKRIEGKLNNAGFVAKAPAAVVAVEQGKLDDYQAALTKLIAQQEQIASL, encoded by the coding sequence ATGGAAAAAACATTTAATCCCACGGCTATTGAACAAGCCATGTATCAGCAATGGGAAAACAAGGGCTACTTTAAGCCTCATGGCGACACCAGCAAACCTGCTTATAGCATTATGATACCGCCACCTAACGTGACCGGTAGCCTGCATATGGGCCATGCGTTTCAAGACACCATCATGGACACCCTCATTCGTTATCAGCGTATGCAGGGCAAAAATACCTTATGGCAGGTGGGCACCGACCACGCGGGCATCGCCACGCAAATGGTGGTGGAACGCAAGATCGCCGCCGAAGAAGACAAAACTCGTCACGATTACGGCCGTGAAGCCTTTATCGATAAAATTTGGGATTGGAAAAAAGAGTCCGGCGGCACCATCACTCAGCAGCTGCGTCGCTTAGGCACGTCTGTGGATTGGGAGCGTGAGCGCTTTACCATGGATGACGGTTTGTCGAACGCGGTAAAAGAAGTGTTCGTGCAGTTGTACCAAGACGACCTGATTTATCGCGGTAAACGCTTGGTAAACTGGGATCCGAAACTCAACACCGCCATCTCAGACTTAGAAGTAGAAAACCGCGAAGTGAAAGGCCATATGTGGCACTTTCGCTACCCACTCGCCGATGGTGCGACCACTACCGATGGCAAAAACTACCTAGTAGTGGCCACCACGCGTCCGGAAACCATGCTCGGCGATACCGCCGTGGCAGTGAACCCGAAAGATCCACGCTATCAGAGCCTGATTGGTAAGTTTATCGACTTACCGCTTGTGGGCCGCCGTATCCCGATTGTCAGTGATGACCATGCAGACATGGAAAAAGGCACGGGTTGCGTAAAAATCACTCCCGCCCACGATTTTAATGATGCGGAAGTGGGCAAGCGCCATCAGCTGCCATTAATTAATATCCTGACCTTGGATGCACACATTCGCGATCTTGCCGAAGTGTTCACCAGCAAAGGCGAAGTGAGCGATGTTTACTCCGATGCCCTGCCTGCTGAGTTTCACGGTTTAGAACGCTATGCAGCCCGTAAAGCCATCGTTAGCGCACTGGACGAGTTAGGCTTGCTCGATAGCGTGAAAGCTCACGACTTAACCGTGCCTTACGGGGATCGCGGCGGCGTGCCTATTGAGCCGATGCTGACCGACCAATGGTATGTACGCGCAGCACCGCTTGCCGAAGTGGCCACTAAAGCCGTAGAAGACGGTGAAATCGAGTTTGTGCCTAAGCAATACGAGAACATGTATTTTTCGTGGATGCGTGATGTACAAGATTGGTGTATTTCTCGCCAACTGTGGTGGGGCCATCGTATTCCTGCCTGGTACGATACCGACGGTACAGTCTACGTTGGCCGCGATGAAGCGGAAGTGCGTGCTACTTATAAGCTGGGCGCCGAGGTTGCACTGAATCAAGACGAAGACGTGCTCGACACTTGGTTTAGCTCGGCACTCTGGACCTTCTCTACTCAAGGTTGGCCAGAAAAAACGCCGGACTTAGCGACCTTCCATCCGAGCAGCGTGCTAGTCACCGGCTTTGATATTATTTTCTTCTGGGTGGCGCGCATGATCATGATGACCATGCACTTCATTAAAGATGAAAACGGCAAGCCGCAAGTACCCTTTAAAACCGTGTACGTGACGGGTCTGATCCGTGACGAAAACGGCGATAAAATGTCAAAATCTAAGGGTAACGTGCTCGATCCCTTAGATATGATTGACGGTATCGACCTTGAGTCTTTGGTGACCAAGCGTACCGGCAATATGATGCAGCCAAAACTGGCCGCCAAAATAGAAAAAGATACCCGCACCACCTTTGCCGACGGCATTGAAGCCCACGGTACCGATGCGCTGCGCTTTACCTTGGCGGCTATGGCCTCTACCGGTCGTGACATTAACTGGGATATGCGTCGTTTAGACGGCTATCGCAGCTTCTGTAATAAGCTGTGGAACGCCTCCCGCTACGTGTTGATGAGCACCGAAGATCAAGACTGCGGCTTTAACTCTGGCGCAACTGCCGGCGAGCTCAGCTACTCGTTAGCCGATCGTTGGATCCAAGCCCAACTGCAAGTGACCATCACCGAAGTGCGTGAAGCCCTAGACAGCTATCGCTTCGACCGCGCCGCCAATGCGCTCTATGAGTTCATCTGGCACCAGTTCTGTGACTGGTACTTAGAACTGACCAAGCCAGTGCTGTGGCACGGCTCTGAGGCGGAACAGCGCGCGACGCGCAAGACCTTGATTGAAGTGCTCGAAACGCTGCTGCGCTTAGCACACCCGATCATGCCCTACATCACCGAAGAGATTTGGCAGCGTGTGGCACCTTTGGCTAATCGTGCTGGCGACAGCATAATGCTGGCCGCCTACCCAGAAGCGGATGCGTCTCTGGAAGATCCGGATGCCATGGCGGATCTGGAATGGGTGAAGCGCTTTATCGTCTCCATTCGTAACTTGCGTGCCGAGATGAATCTTGCGCCAAGCAAAGCCTTATCTGTGCTGTTACGCCCCGCCGGTGACGATGGTCGCCGCGCAACGGACAACGAAGCCTTCTTAAAAGCCATGGCCAAGCTAGATGCCATTACTCACTTAAGCCCGGGAGAGGAAGCACCGACTTCCACCAAACAGTTAATTGGTGAGACAGAATTGCTGCTACCCATGGCAGGCTTAATTGATAAAGACGCCGAGCTAGCGCGCTTAGGTAAAGAGCTGGACAAAGTTAAAGGTGAAATCAAGCGTATCGAAGGCAAGCTGAACAACGCCGGCTTCGTGGCTAAAGCACCCGCCGCCGTAGTTGCGGTTGAGCAAGGTAAGCTTGATGATTACCAAGCCGCCTTAACTAAGCTGATTGCTCAACAAGAGCAGATAGCAAGCCTATAA
- the secA gene encoding preprotein translocase subunit SecA: MITKFFTMIVGSRNDRTLKRMRKVVNEINAMEPKFDALSDSELQAKTAEFRQRLEQGETLEQLLPEAFATVRAASRRVFEMRHFDMQMIGGMVLHNNQIAEMKTGEGKTLTGTLPVYLNALTGRGVHVITVNDYLARRDAEANRPLFEFLGMTVDCNLAGMDSYEKHAAYAADITYGTNNEFGFDYLRDNMAFSPQQRVQRPLYYALIDEVDSVLIDEARTPLIISGPAEDSSELYIRINTLIPKLVKQDKEDTEDYIGDGHYTVDEKNKQALLTENGQIFVEEELKRMGLIEEDDSLFSASNITLLAHVNAGLRAHTLFERDVDYIVKDDEVIIVDEHTGRTMPGRRWSEGLHQAVEAREGVKIQNENQTLASITFQNFFRLYEKLAGMTGTADTEAFEFQHIYGLDTVVIPTNKPMVRNDMGDLVYLTAPEKYLAIVEDIKGCVERGQPVLVGTVSIENSELLSGILDKEGISHRVLNAKFHESEAEIIAEAGQSGVVTIATNMAGRGTDIVLGGNWQSEIDKLEAPSEQQIAEIKAAWKVRHDTVVAAGGLHIIGTERHESRRIDNQLRGRAGRQGDAGSSRFYLSMEDALMRIFASDRVTGMMKKLGMEEGEAIEHPWVSRAIENAQRKVETRNFDIRKNLLEFDDVANDQRKVIYEQRNELLDATDISDTITVIREDVINGIVDEYIPPQSLEELWDVPGLEHRLMADFGLEVPVSAWLKENDKLHDEQLREQILAIAAQAYTEKETVVGPEVIRQFESSVMLQTLDTLWKEHLAAMDHLRQGIHLRGYAQKNPKQEYKRESYELFTQLLDNLKREVISILSRVKVQSPEEIEVVEEQRRAAAESLPQSYSHASADSLLEEEAAIAAAPEPMPFVRDGQKIGRNDVCPCGSGKKYKQCHGKLS; encoded by the coding sequence ATGATCACTAAATTTTTTACCATGATAGTGGGTAGTCGTAACGACAGAACGCTTAAGCGCATGCGCAAAGTTGTAAATGAAATTAATGCCATGGAGCCTAAGTTTGACGCGCTTTCCGACAGCGAGCTGCAGGCTAAAACCGCCGAGTTTCGCCAACGTCTAGAGCAGGGTGAAACCCTAGAGCAGTTATTGCCTGAAGCCTTTGCCACCGTGCGTGCCGCTTCGCGCCGGGTGTTTGAAATGCGTCATTTCGATATGCAGATGATTGGCGGCATGGTGTTGCATAACAATCAAATCGCCGAGATGAAAACCGGTGAAGGTAAAACCCTGACCGGTACTTTGCCGGTGTATTTGAATGCCTTGACGGGCCGTGGTGTACACGTGATCACGGTTAACGACTATCTTGCGCGCCGCGATGCGGAAGCCAACCGTCCCTTGTTTGAATTTTTAGGCATGACCGTCGATTGCAACTTGGCGGGTATGGACTCGTATGAAAAGCATGCGGCCTATGCGGCGGATATTACTTACGGTACCAATAACGAATTTGGTTTTGACTATCTGCGTGACAACATGGCGTTTTCACCGCAACAGCGCGTACAGCGTCCGCTGTATTACGCGCTGATCGATGAAGTGGATTCGGTGTTAATCGATGAAGCGCGCACGCCTTTGATTATTTCTGGTCCCGCCGAAGACAGCTCAGAGCTGTATATTCGCATCAATACCTTGATCCCGAAATTGGTCAAGCAAGATAAAGAAGACACCGAAGATTATATTGGCGATGGCCACTACACGGTGGATGAGAAAAATAAACAAGCGTTGCTGACCGAAAATGGCCAGATCTTCGTTGAAGAAGAGCTCAAGCGCATGGGCCTTATCGAAGAAGATGACTCACTGTTCTCTGCCAGTAACATTACGCTGTTAGCCCACGTGAACGCGGGTCTGCGTGCTCATACTTTATTTGAGCGCGACGTGGATTACATCGTCAAAGATGACGAAGTGATCATCGTTGATGAGCACACCGGCCGTACTATGCCGGGGCGTCGTTGGTCAGAAGGTTTGCATCAGGCCGTTGAAGCCCGCGAAGGGGTGAAGATCCAAAACGAAAACCAAACATTGGCCTCTATCACCTTCCAAAACTTCTTTAGATTGTATGAAAAACTGGCCGGCATGACGGGTACCGCCGATACTGAAGCCTTTGAGTTTCAGCATATCTATGGCCTAGATACGGTGGTTATCCCCACCAATAAACCCATGGTTCGTAACGACATGGGTGACTTGGTGTATTTAACTGCGCCTGAGAAATATCTGGCGATAGTGGAAGACATTAAAGGCTGTGTTGAACGCGGTCAGCCGGTACTCGTGGGTACTGTTTCCATTGAAAACTCTGAATTGTTGTCCGGCATTTTGGACAAAGAAGGCATTTCGCATCGGGTGTTGAACGCTAAGTTCCACGAAAGTGAAGCCGAAATTATCGCCGAAGCGGGTCAGTCAGGCGTGGTGACTATCGCCACTAACATGGCAGGTCGGGGTACGGATATCGTATTGGGCGGCAACTGGCAGTCAGAAATCGACAAGTTAGAAGCACCGAGCGAGCAGCAAATCGCCGAGATTAAAGCAGCCTGGAAAGTGCGTCACGATACAGTAGTAGCCGCCGGTGGTTTGCATATTATTGGCACCGAGCGTCATGAGTCGCGTCGTATCGATAACCAGCTGCGCGGTCGTGCGGGTCGTCAGGGAGACGCGGGTTCAAGCCGTTTCTATCTGTCGATGGAAGATGCCTTGATGCGTATCTTCGCCTCAGACCGAGTAACCGGCATGATGAAGAAATTAGGCATGGAAGAAGGCGAGGCCATCGAACACCCTTGGGTGAGCCGCGCCATCGAAAATGCCCAGCGAAAAGTAGAAACGCGTAACTTCGACATTCGTAAAAACTTGCTCGAGTTTGATGACGTCGCCAACGATCAACGTAAAGTTATCTATGAGCAGCGTAACGAGTTGCTGGATGCTACCGATATTAGCGATACCATTACCGTGATCCGTGAAGATGTGATCAACGGCATTGTGGATGAGTATATTCCGCCTCAGTCCTTGGAAGAGCTGTGGGATGTGCCCGGCCTTGAGCACCGCTTGATGGCCGACTTTGGTCTAGAAGTGCCGGTCAGCGCTTGGTTGAAAGAAAACGACAAGCTGCACGATGAGCAGTTGCGCGAGCAAATATTGGCCATCGCCGCCCAAGCTTACACGGAGAAAGAAACCGTGGTTGGCCCAGAGGTGATCCGCCAGTTTGAAAGCTCTGTGATGCTGCAAACGCTGGATACTTTGTGGAAGGAGCATTTGGCCGCCATGGATCATTTGCGCCAAGGGATTCACTTACGCGGTTATGCACAAAAGAATCCTAAGCAAGAGTACAAGCGCGAGTCTTATGAGCTGTTTACCCAGCTGTTAGATAATCTTAAGCGTGAAGTGATCAGCATATTGAGCCGCGTTAAGGTACAGAGCCCAGAAGAAATAGAAGTGGTGGAAGAGCAGCGTCGGGCAGCAGCCGAGAGCTTGCCCCAGAGCTATAGCCATGCATCGGCTGACAGTTTACTCGAAGAGGAAGCAGCAATCGCCGCCGCCCCTGAGCCTATGCCCTTCGTGCGCGACGGTCAAAAAATTGGCCGCAACGATGTTTGCCCTTGTGGTTCCGGTAAAAAGTACAAGCAGTGCCACGGTAAGCTGAGCTAA
- the rraB gene encoding ribonuclease E inhibitor RraB, which produces MSELQHWQDETNEIITSLLEDGSNPTALYTLEHHFSGQDFDKLEKAALDCFKLEYEVTDAEEIALETGQTLLSFDAITDGPLELAAIMEQINELLPIAQKYGLEYDGWGTYFEE; this is translated from the coding sequence ATGAGTGAACTGCAACATTGGCAAGATGAAACCAATGAGATTATTACCTCTTTGTTAGAAGACGGCAGCAACCCTACCGCCTTGTATACCTTAGAGCATCACTTTTCAGGCCAAGACTTTGATAAGCTTGAGAAAGCCGCACTGGATTGCTTTAAATTAGAGTATGAAGTGACGGATGCGGAAGAGATAGCGCTAGAAACCGGTCAGACCTTATTGAGCTTCGATGCCATTACCGACGGCCCGCTTGAATTAGCAGCCATCATGGAGCAGATCAACGAACTGCTGCCCATCGCTCAAAAATACGGCCTCGAATACGACGGCTGGGGCACCTACTTCGAAGAATAA
- the osmB gene encoding osmotically-inducible lipoprotein OsmB — MISSKKIATVALASTLLLSLTACGNMSERDRNTAIGAGAGGVAGSVLTGGSTVGTVGGAVVGGVIGNQVGKK, encoded by the coding sequence ATGATTAGCAGCAAGAAAATAGCGACAGTTGCATTGGCTTCTACATTACTGTTGAGTTTAACCGCGTGCGGTAATATGTCAGAGCGCGATCGTAACACGGCCATTGGTGCTGGTGCAGGTGGTGTAGCAGGCTCAGTATTAACCGGCGGTAGCACGGTAGGCACCGTAGGTGGAGCCGTAGTGGGTGGTGTAATTGGTAACCAAGTCGGTAAAAAATAA
- a CDS encoding GNAT family N-acetyltransferase, whose amino-acid sequence MQPKHLAHNTHALVAKKRKYVMQYCLTNPDVATSAAHHYRLLRLNEPYDAPLAALIRQVSAEYGLTADKGYSVADPQLDKLSELYQTADFGYWLLVENDGTLVGGAGFAPVAGHAGVCELQKMYLLADVRGQGLGRWLAEKVLQEANLRGYQGCYLETTPLLPEALHLYQKLGFTPCPRLGNSGHDDCEITLMLKL is encoded by the coding sequence GTGCAACCTAAACACTTGGCTCATAATACTCACGCCTTGGTGGCTAAAAAGAGAAAATATGTCATGCAGTACTGCTTAACAAACCCCGATGTAGCGACTTCAGCCGCGCATCACTATCGCCTACTGAGGCTTAACGAGCCCTATGACGCGCCGCTTGCCGCCTTAATTCGTCAGGTATCGGCGGAGTATGGCCTCACCGCTGATAAAGGTTACAGCGTGGCCGACCCGCAATTAGATAAGCTGAGCGAGCTGTATCAAACAGCAGATTTTGGTTATTGGTTGTTAGTAGAGAACGATGGCACCTTAGTCGGCGGCGCCGGTTTTGCACCTGTGGCGGGTCATGCTGGCGTGTGTGAGCTACAGAAAATGTATTTATTGGCAGATGTGCGCGGCCAAGGGTTAGGCCGTTGGTTGGCAGAGAAGGTGCTGCAAGAGGCGAACTTGCGGGGTTATCAAGGTTGTTATCTTGAAACCACGCCGCTATTACCCGAGGCATTGCACTTATACCAAAAACTGGGTTTCACGCCCTGCCCGCGCTTAGGCAATAGCGGCCATGATGACTGCGAGATTACGCTAATGTTGAAGCTTTGA
- the lpxC gene encoding UDP-3-O-acyl-N-acetylglucosamine deacetylase, whose product MIRQRTLKNTVQATGIGLHSGHKVKMTFIPAPANTGIVFRRTDLNPQVEIKADAALVKDTMLCTALINEDGVRVSTIEHLSAALAGLGIDNLFIEVDAPEVPVMDGSSHPFIYLLQSGGIRELNALKRFIRIKKTVRVEDGDKWAEFRPYNAGFKMDLTIDFDHPAFAGESQHLVLDFSGAAFVKELSRARTFGFMRDIEYLHSQNLALGGSLENAVVLDEYKVLNEDGLRYPNEFVKHKMLDAIGDLYMCNHSILGEFCAYKTGHALNNTLLRAMLADAQAWEMITFDEQGAESPIRYYDTAFSPA is encoded by the coding sequence ATGATTAGACAACGAACGTTAAAGAATACCGTGCAAGCCACAGGAATAGGGCTGCACTCCGGCCACAAGGTGAAAATGACCTTTATTCCTGCGCCGGCTAACACAGGTATAGTGTTTCGTCGTACCGATCTGAACCCGCAGGTCGAAATCAAGGCCGATGCGGCCTTGGTGAAAGACACCATGTTATGCACCGCGTTGATTAATGAAGACGGTGTACGGGTGTCGACCATAGAACACTTATCTGCAGCGCTGGCGGGTCTTGGCATAGATAACTTGTTTATCGAAGTTGATGCACCCGAAGTACCGGTGATGGATGGCAGTTCCCATCCATTTATCTATTTGTTGCAGTCTGGCGGTATTCGCGAGCTGAACGCGTTAAAGCGCTTTATCCGCATCAAGAAGACGGTGCGCGTTGAAGACGGTGATAAATGGGCTGAGTTTCGGCCTTATAACGCCGGCTTTAAGATGGACTTGACCATCGACTTTGACCATCCTGCTTTTGCGGGTGAAAGTCAGCATTTGGTGTTGGACTTCTCCGGTGCGGCGTTTGTTAAAGAGCTAAGCCGAGCGCGTACCTTTGGTTTTATGCGTGATATTGAATATCTGCACTCGCAAAACTTGGCACTGGGCGGCAGCTTAGAAAACGCTGTGGTCTTGGATGAGTACAAGGTATTGAATGAAGACGGATTGCGTTATCCAAACGAGTTCGTTAAACACAAGATGCTGGACGCCATCGGCGATCTGTATATGTGTAACCACAGTATCTTGGGTGAGTTCTGTGCCTATAAAACCGGACATGCACTCAACAATACCTTGTTGCGCGCCATGTTAGCGGATGCCCAAGCGTGGGAGATGATCACCTTCGATGAGCAAGGTGCAGAGTCGCCAATTCGTTACTACGATACGGCTTTCAGCCCCGCTTAA
- a CDS encoding 1-acylglycerol-3-phosphate O-acyltransferase: MLKLLRIFLLVLAMVVVFILGTVICVLRPRHPNNVYLLGRLFNKACILVGLKVIFRGYEHVKDLQSAVYIANHQSNWDIIALTGAVMPRTVAIGKSSLFWIPLFGQLFWLSGNLLINRENKAKAASTIGKVVDKIRQRNMSIWMFPEGTRSKGQGLLPFKTGAFHIALQAQVPLVPIACSSYFGQVDLNRWDNGELIVEIMPPISVEGYEPKQIRDLLKHSRSILSNRIAELDLEARRP; the protein is encoded by the coding sequence ATGTTAAAGCTGTTGCGAATCTTCTTACTGGTACTGGCCATGGTGGTGGTGTTTATCTTGGGCACAGTGATTTGTGTGTTGCGCCCGCGCCACCCTAATAACGTCTATCTGCTCGGTCGCTTATTTAACAAGGCCTGTATTTTGGTGGGCTTGAAAGTCATCTTTCGCGGCTATGAGCACGTTAAGGATTTACAGTCGGCGGTGTATATCGCCAACCACCAAAGTAACTGGGACATTATTGCGCTAACCGGTGCGGTTATGCCGCGTACTGTGGCCATTGGCAAGAGCAGTCTGTTTTGGATACCCTTGTTTGGGCAGCTATTTTGGCTGAGTGGCAATTTGCTGATCAATCGTGAAAACAAAGCCAAGGCAGCCAGCACCATCGGTAAGGTAGTAGATAAAATTCGCCAGCGTAATATGTCAATTTGGATGTTTCCTGAAGGCACACGCAGTAAAGGCCAAGGCTTATTGCCCTTTAAAACCGGCGCTTTTCATATTGCCTTACAAGCCCAAGTGCCCTTAGTGCCGATTGCATGTTCCAGTTATTTTGGCCAAGTTGATTTGAATCGCTGGGATAACGGCGAGTTGATCGTCGAAATTATGCCGCCAATATCCGTTGAGGGCTATGAGCCTAAGCAAATTAGAGACTTGCTCAAACACAGTCGGAGCATCCTAAGCAATCGCATCGCTGAGCTCGATCTTGAAGCGCGTCGGCCTTGA